TGGATAAAAAGGCCCCCGGTTTAAATCGGGATCAGATGCCGGTAGTTTCCCGCCCTGTACGGCGATCTCTAAAGAGACCGCGTGGATAAAAACCCCGTTCTCACGTCAAAGAAATTTTTTCATCCGCCTGTTTTGCCGGGCAGAAATTGCAGATGGAGAAAAAAACCTCTTTTTCCCGGTCCCGGATCAGGCAGTAATACTCCCCGCTGCGTTCCTCAACGGCAAATCCCCCGGGGAAGGGCATCCCCACCGGGTGGCCGGGCTTATCGAGGACAAACATCGTAAAGGCTGCCATGAGGTAGTAAAAAAGCCGGTGTTTCGGGGAATAGGCAAACGGCGTCCGGTCCGCATGCTCGTCCCAGCTAAAACAGCCCTCCGGGATCATTGCACAGAACTTATTGAATGTTTCCCGGTCCCGGATGGGTGACGCACGTCCCTCCATGCCTCCCGAACGGTGCAGCAGGAGGAGCCGGTGGTGCGCCCCGAAGATCTGCTCGGTAAAGTACGGGCGGACCCTGGCCCGGTAGGGCTCGGGCAGGGCCTCGACTTCGGTGTACAGCTTTCCTCCCAGCACCTGGAGATCGGCAAGCGTGTAATCGCCCGCGGTCCGTGCAATGCAGTCTGCCAGCTCGTTTTTTGTTCGTGCAGCTGCAAGGGACCGGGCTACCGATCTGACATATTCCTGTTCCTCCGGGGAAGGTGTTCGTGCGATGGTCATT
This sequence is a window from Methanoregula sp. UBA64. Protein-coding genes within it:
- a CDS encoding DUF2115 domain-containing protein; its protein translation is MTIARTPSPEEQEYVRSVARSLAAARTKNELADCIARTAGDYTLADLQVLGGKLYTEVEALPEPYRARVRPYFTEQIFGAHHRLLLLHRSGGMEGRASPIRDRETFNKFCAMIPEGCFSWDEHADRTPFAYSPKHRLFYYLMAAFTMFVLDKPGHPVGMPFPGGFAVEERSGEYYCLIRDREKEVFFSICNFCPAKQADEKISLT